The sequence CTCGGGTTCGGTGGGATACGGCCGGAGGGGAGGACATGAAGATTGTTGTTTCCCCACGGCTGCACGACACTGGCCAGGGTGGCTCGGCCAATCAACACAGTGGTCAAGCCCACCTTACCCTCGATCTGCATGTACTTAGCCACCTGTGGGCGCCGTAGATCCGCGTCCACCACCAGCACGCGGGTGCCGGCTTCGGCGAGCGCAATCGCGAGATTGATCGCCGTGGTGGTCTTTCCCTCCTGTGGCAGGGAAGACGTGATCACGATCGTGCCGGCTTCGTCGGCGAGGTCAAGAAACTGCAGGTTCGTCCGAAGGCGGCGATACGACTCGGACCGCGCCGAGTCGGGAGCTGCATGAACGGTGAGCGGATGGGCCGAGGCGGTGTCGTCATAGCCGATCGTCGCCACGACTGAGGCATCGGTGACCCGGGCAGCGTCAGTCTCGGTGCGCACCTTGGTGTTCAGCACCTCGAACAGCAGGGCCAGGCCGACGCCGGCGAAGAGACCGAGCACGAGTCCGAGGGCGAGGTTGCGCGGGGTGTTCGGAGAGGAGGGACTCCCCGGGGCGGTCGCAGCCGAGATCATCGTCGCCCGGATCGACTCACCCTGCTCCCCGCCATCGGGGGAGAGGTCACTGACAGCGGCAGCGAGTTCGGTACCGACAGCGTTGGCGAGGTCAGCCGCCTGCTGAGGTTCTTCGCTTTCTACCGCGATCTCGATGATTACGGTGTTCTCGGGCACGGTGACGTCGATCTGCTGGGCAAGTGTCTCAACGTCAGTACCCAGGCCGAGCGTCTCGATCACGGGTTCGAGCACATAGGGGGAGGTCGCCACCTCGGAATACGACTCCACCTGGCGCTGGGTGTATGTGGTCCCTTGAGCGAGGTCGGAAACGGACGCGCTGCCCTCCACGGCGAAGAACAGGCTCGTCCGCGCCGTGTAGGTTGCGGTGGCTGCGAGCGTCACGGCCGCACTCAGTGCGAGTACGCCCAGTGTGACCGTCACGATGGCTAGCCATCGCTTGCGGATGACGGTCAGGTAGTCGCGCAACTCCACAGGGTCTCCAGAGACGGGTCGATGACTGCTGACATAGTCGCACAGGATCGGTCGCGTCATCGGGAAGCAACTAGAGGAGACGCCCATCGATATGCTCGAGACCATGCGTGATGCCACCTGCCGCACTCCGTTCCGGCGGATCGGGTTCACTATCAACCCGGCAGCGTCTTTCGAAGCCTCCATCACCGGTCTAGCGGACCACCCGGCACCCACCGCAAGAGCATCACGAATCCTCGCAGGGGGAGACGTGCGGCCCGGCGGGACAGCCACGCTCCTTGACGCCGGCGGAAGAGATCGACCATCCCAAATTCCAAACGGAGCATCAGGAAGCTCCGCGGAGTTCGCGACGTGCGCTCCTGCTCGTGCGGGTGCTCACTTCTCAACACATTGCCACAGCCGGCCAGCCGGCCAGGCGCCGGGCGACGACTGCCTGACCCGAGCGGGCGGTAACGGACAAGCCTTCTCCGGTGATGTAAGAACATGAAGAACGTCCTTGTGCTCAACCAGTTCGCTCTGCCACGTGACCAGGGAGGCGGAACCCGGCACGCCGAACTCTTCGATCATCTCGAAGAGTGGACGGTACGCATCATGGCTGGAAATCGAAACCACTACAGCCAGGAGCGATTTACCACAACAGACAACAGGTTTGACCTGATCCCGGTTCCAGCGCAAGCGGGCCATCCCGCTCAGCGTGTGGCAGGCTGGTTGGTGTATGCGGCCCGAGTGGTTGTTCGTAGTTTTCGCAGCAGGCCACTGGACCTCGTGTATGCCTCGAGTCCGCACCTGTTTGCACCTGCGGCTGGCGTGATCATCTCACGGGTGAGGCGCGTCCCCCTGATCGTCGAGGTGCGTGACCTTTGGCCAGAATCAATGGTCGCTGCTGGAGTCATTCGTCGTGATAGCAAGATCCACAGGATGCTCTCCTCTCTGGAAAGGCGCGTTCTGAACGCGGCGGATCACATCGTCGCGGTGACGCCCGGGTGGCGCGAACATTTCTCCTCGCTCGGCATCCAGGACTCTCGCGTGACCGTCGTGCCGAACGGGACCGATCCTTGGGTCGTCCCCATGGATTATGATCGATCAGCCATGCGTCAGAAGCTTGGCCTTGCCGGCTTCTCCGCGATATTCGCCGGAGCCCATGGCCCAGCGAACGGTCTGCACCTGGTTCTGGATGCGGCTCGTGAACTTCCTGACGTCAAGTTCGTGCTCATGGGCAACGGCCCGGCGAAAGCGCAAATCATGGCCCAGGCCATGGCAGAGCATCTCGCGAACGTTGAGTTCTGGGACGGTGTTTCTAAGTCCGCGCTGATGGAGATCCTGGCAGCGTTTGACGTCGGTATTCACTCCCTGGCGCCGATGTCTGTCCTCGAGAAGGGGATGAGTCCAAATAAGCTCTTCGACTACGTTGCTGCTGGTATTCCGGCGGTAAGCAATTGCGAGAAGGGCTTACGCCTAGTGTTCCCCGAGGACGAGTCCGTCCTCTTGGGTCCAGCAGATTCGCTCGCTGAAACGGTTTCGCGTGTCAAAAAAATGAGCCGTGGCGAAAGGAGCGCAAGAGTTGCGGCTGGGAGTCGAATCCTGGACTCCGACTACTCTCGCACGAACTCCCGACGGAAGTTGCAGGGCGTTATCACGGAAGTCCTCCGTACTTCCAAATCTGGTACGCGTTAACTCGACGAGCGAGAGCCGGGAGCGGATCTGGTACCAAAGAGCGGTATGGACGCGAATTCGTCTGGGAGTGGCCGGGTCGACACCTCGGTCTGTCGACGGATCCACGATGATTTGCGGATGGTCAGTGCCGGATCGCTCCCGTGCACAGTTGCACGATCTCGTCGAAGAGCGCGTGACGGTCTTCCTTCATGCGAGCCCAGTCCCGGTTGGCTCCCACGCGGACGCCGACCGTTCCTGGTGACGTCAATGCATGGGTGAGCGATTCGACCAGCGGCTCCGCGAGCAGCGTGACGCTCGCTCCATCGTCCGCGAGCTCGCGATATACGGGCAGGTCATTGAGCAGCACGGGCACACCGGACGCGATCGCCTCAAGAACTGTCGTTGACCGCTGATCGGCTCGCGGCACCGAAATGACGGCGTCGGCCGCGGCGAAGAGATCGAGCAAGTCATCGTGCGGCTGCCGCGGCAGCGTGAGCGTTTCATCCGTGCGATGCACGACGGCTCGGCCGGCATGCCCGACTGTCGTATCGATCTCGATGAGACGAAGTTCTGGTCGGGCGGCGTGGGCAGCGGTGAACGCGTGCCGGACCTCGTCGTGACGGTAGACGGTACCCAGGCCGCGTGGCGCCAGCACAAGGAGGTGCTTCTCAGACAGCCCAAGGCGAGCGCGAACTGCCGCCCGGACGTCGTCGGTGCGTTCGGTGAGTGCGGTCTCTGCCACGCCCCAGGAACGGACCTCGGTGGCGGCTCTGGTAGGCGGCCAAACTCTCGCGACTGTCGTTGCCATATCGCGTGATGTCATCAGCACCAGGTTCGCTCGCCGGAGGACGAAGGCGGCGATTCGACGCCGTGCGGTGGACCGGGTCGCTGCCTCGACCTCGCTGCCCCACGGCACCACGACGGTGCGGGATGCGCGGGGAAGGAGCGCCCCGAGCAGTCCATGGGTCCCGAGTGAGTGGACGATGGAGACCTGCGGGCGGCGGCGCAGCCACTCCGTGATTACGCACGGCAGAAGGCGTCGGCGTGAGACCGGGGAGTTCGCCGTGCTCAGCCCGACCATTCGGACGTCCCAGCCCCGCCCGCGCAACTCCTCGACCCACAGCGTGATGTGGGCCGATGCTTGTGGGCCAACCACACGGACGATCCTCGTCTCGTTCGCCACCGTCAGACCTTCGTGACGAACAGTCGGTCCACTGCCAACAGCATACGGGCGCGTAGCCGGGAGGGTAGACGGCGCTCGTACTCGTGAAATCGTCGGGCATAGGTGCCGAACTCCATGCCGTAGAGCTCCTCGAGAACGGACAGAAGGGCAATGTGCAGCCGGTGGTAGTCCGGCGAACTCGGTGACTGGCCGAGTAGGTCGTATCGAGAGTAGTAGCCGATGTCCCATCGTGGCAGCAGGTCGTTCAGGCGGTGCGCGGTACTAGCGGCGACATCTTCGCCGGTGGCACGCGCATAGTCGTGCAGACCCAGCAGAGCGAAGGCTGCGCCGTTGAGGATGTACGGCGCAGGTGTCGCCGGGCACTCCTCAGGGAACGGCCTCCCCTCGGGGTCATACGTGCTGCACCCGCCGTCCTCGACCGGAAGCAGGAGATGGGCGACCGCCGCGTGGATGCGCTCATGTGCGACCGCCGATTCTGCGTCCGGCAGGACGTCCGCGCTCCTCAGCAATGCGGATGTGGCCAGCCCCTGCGCCATCGCGGAGGACCATCCAGGCGCCACGCCGTAGCGGGCTACGCTCACCGGGTATCGCCAGGACCCGTCCTTCTGCTGAGCCGCCATCAGTGCTCGCACAGCACTGGTTACGGCACCCCTGTTCGATTCGGTGAGACCGTCGTCGACCTGCAGGCGGGCGAGGATCCGGAAGGACGTGGCAACCGGGTGGAGAAACTCAGTGCCGTCGTCGCCGGGCCGGCGGACCGCGAGCGTGTGGTCGGCCAACTGCAGGCCGAAGACAGTGCAGTCGATGGGGTACAGGGTCGCCCACCGTGTTCGCGGCAGCATTCGGTACTGCGTGCCGGAGGCGAGAGCCCGCCGAACGAGACGGCCAAGTCGTGTCGTCATAGCTCGACAGCCTCCCGATAGATCTCCTCGAGAGTGGAGACCGTCTTGGTGATGTCGAACATCTCCCGCACGTGGGAGCGGCCCTCCCTCCCCATCCGTTGGCGAGCCTTCGGGTCGTCGGCGAGGCGTCGCACGGCGTGCGCCAGAGCTTCGGCGTCCCCCGGGGGCACGAGCAAGCCAGTCCGACCATCGACGATGGTATCGGGGAGCCCACCCACCCGGGAACCGATCACCGGCCGCCGCATGAGCGAAGCCTCGATCATCGTGTACGACGCCGACTCGCTCAGCGAGGGGTTGGCCAGGATATCCAGCCCGGCGAGGATGTCAGGCATGTCGGTTCGATGTCCGAGGAAATGCATCCGACCGCTGTCGATCAGCGGCGCCGCACGGCGTTCCAGCTCACGCCGGTAACTCCCGTCACCAACGAACTCGTCGCCCACAATGAAGAAGCGCAGGCGTGAGTCTTGCTCGGCCAGCGCCAGGGCAGCGTCGATGAACACCTCGTGGCCCTTGACACCGATATTTCTGAACGACTTCAGCTGCGTGGGGTACATATGGGCGATGAGGCCGACGGCGACGTCGGTCGGGGCCAGCCCGTACTGGTCGCGCAGGGCAGTGCCTGACGTGGCGGGGTTGAACCGTTCGGTGCGGCAACCGTAGAAGCTCACCGCTGTACGCCGCGAGCCGCGCCGAGCATAGGTCCGGGCGAACTCGGTGCACGATCCGACAAGGATCGTGTCCCACCGCAGCGTCGCCCTGTCGATCGCGGCGAGGGGCCGGCTCTGCAGGTGGACAGTGCCGGCGACCTGTGTCACGAGCCGCGGTGCGCGCCGGCCCCGCAGAATCACGCGTGCCAGGATGAAGGACTTGAAGAGGTGAGCGTGCACGATGTCCCAGGACCCGTTCCGGATGAGGGCGCTGAGGTCACGGTAGGCGCGGATGAGCCGGCGCAGATCC is a genomic window of Ruania zhangjianzhongii containing:
- a CDS encoding polysaccharide biosynthesis tyrosine autokinase, translating into MRQVASRMVSSISMGVSSSCFPMTRPILCDYVSSHRPVSGDPVELRDYLTVIRKRWLAIVTVTLGVLALSAAVTLAATATYTARTSLFFAVEGSASVSDLAQGTTYTQRQVESYSEVATSPYVLEPVIETLGLGTDVETLAQQIDVTVPENTVIIEIAVESEEPQQAADLANAVGTELAAAVSDLSPDGGEQGESIRATMISAATAPGSPSSPNTPRNLALGLVLGLFAGVGLALLFEVLNTKVRTETDAARVTDASVVATIGYDDTASAHPLTVHAAPDSARSESYRRLRTNLQFLDLADEAGTIVITSSLPQEGKTTTAINLAIALAEAGTRVLVVDADLRRPQVAKYMQIEGKVGLTTVLIGRATLASVVQPWGNNNLHVLPSGRIPPNPSEVLGSQAMEQLIDTAAEQYDVVLLDSAPLLPVTDGAILASRASGALLVVGSNIVHQAQLTKSLQTLEAVDGRVLGLVLNKVQKKHTDGYTAYHYHPTYSSRTESDARSREKRRERQRVPRDRAAASPPGHAVEASGEPDPIPARVSGDELAETGREAAPPRHASPADM
- a CDS encoding glycosyltransferase family 4 protein, whose protein sequence is MKNVLVLNQFALPRDQGGGTRHAELFDHLEEWTVRIMAGNRNHYSQERFTTTDNRFDLIPVPAQAGHPAQRVAGWLVYAARVVVRSFRSRPLDLVYASSPHLFAPAAGVIISRVRRVPLIVEVRDLWPESMVAAGVIRRDSKIHRMLSSLERRVLNAADHIVAVTPGWREHFSSLGIQDSRVTVVPNGTDPWVVPMDYDRSAMRQKLGLAGFSAIFAGAHGPANGLHLVLDAARELPDVKFVLMGNGPAKAQIMAQAMAEHLANVEFWDGVSKSALMEILAAFDVGIHSLAPMSVLEKGMSPNKLFDYVAAGIPAVSNCEKGLRLVFPEDESVLLGPADSLAETVSRVKKMSRGERSARVAAGSRILDSDYSRTNSRRKLQGVITEVLRTSKSGTR
- a CDS encoding glycosyltransferase → MAETALTERTDDVRAAVRARLGLSEKHLLVLAPRGLGTVYRHDEVRHAFTAAHAARPELRLIEIDTTVGHAGRAVVHRTDETLTLPRQPHDDLLDLFAAADAVISVPRADQRSTTVLEAIASGVPVLLNDLPVYRELADDGASVTLLAEPLVESLTHALTSPGTVGVRVGANRDWARMKEDRHALFDEIVQLCTGAIRH
- a CDS encoding D-glucuronyl C5-epimerase family protein — its product is MLPRTRWATLYPIDCTVFGLQLADHTLAVRRPGDDGTEFLHPVATSFRILARLQVDDGLTESNRGAVTSAVRALMAAQQKDGSWRYPVSVARYGVAPGWSSAMAQGLATSALLRSADVLPDAESAVAHERIHAAVAHLLLPVEDGGCSTYDPEGRPFPEECPATPAPYILNGAAFALLGLHDYARATGEDVAASTAHRLNDLLPRWDIGYYSRYDLLGQSPSSPDYHRLHIALLSVLEELYGMEFGTYARRFHEYERRLPSRLRARMLLAVDRLFVTKV
- a CDS encoding glycosyltransferase family 4 protein gives rise to the protein MMRVLQVCGSADGASWFVDQVTELERRGYQIEAVVPGDGTVKERLTRTGTRVHVIPFRGYHPKDLRRLIRAYRDLSALIRNGSWDIVHAHLFKSFILARVILRGRRAPRLVTQVAGTVHLQSRPLAAIDRATLRWDTILVGSCTEFARTYARRGSRRTAVSFYGCRTERFNPATSGTALRDQYGLAPTDVAVGLIAHMYPTQLKSFRNIGVKGHEVFIDAALALAEQDSRLRFFIVGDEFVGDGSYRRELERRAAPLIDSGRMHFLGHRTDMPDILAGLDILANPSLSESASYTMIEASLMRRPVIGSRVGGLPDTIVDGRTGLLVPPGDAEALAHAVRRLADDPKARQRMGREGRSHVREMFDITKTVSTLEEIYREAVEL